The Nothobranchius furzeri strain GRZ-AD chromosome 6, NfurGRZ-RIMD1, whole genome shotgun sequence genome includes a region encoding these proteins:
- the lrrtm1 gene encoding leucine-rich repeat transmembrane neuronal protein 1, whose translation MLMDFLLIGLYLKWPLKKPPGLILCSLGIFLRTIPLAETVCPRLCRCDSKLLYCEGLNLTDIPRNLSSAMGLSMRENNLTELREGQLAGLSQLTWLYLDHNSIDIVEEGAFERLRRVKELDLSSNRIEFLPNGTFRPLPNLRILDLSYNRLQALEPDLFHGLRKLTNLHLRYNVLKFVPVRIFQDCRSMQFLDLGYNQLQSLARNSFAGLFKLAELHLEHNELVKVNLAHFPRLISLRTLYMHNNRATIVVNTLEWTWHFLEKIDLSANVIEYIEPHVFESAPNLKVLMLDSNRLASLDQRILDSWSSLDSITLAGNDWECSRNVCALASWLSAFRGQRDSSLLCSSPDTAQGEDVLDAVYAFQLCEDSPLEVTTAGLYASTRDLAKGGSVFLGPFTPNPYEGEGSEVVTSSFTVTVGHDDLESTMQIHKVVTGTMALIFSFLIVVLMLYVAWKCFPAGIRQLRQCFSSQRRKQKQKQSMQQMAAISTPEYYVDYKPNHIEGALVIINEYGSCTCQQQPSRECEV comes from the coding sequence ATGCTAATGGATTTCCTCCTAATTGGACTGTACTTAAAGTGGCCACTGAAGAAGCCCCCTGGGTTGATACTTTGTTCACTGGGCATTTTTCTAAGAACTATTCCTTTGGCAGAGACTGTTTGTCCAAGGCTGTGCCGCTGCGACAGCAAGCTGCTGTACTGCGAGGGGCTCAACCTCACAGACATCCCCCGCAATTTGAGCAGCGCCATGGGCCTGTCCATGAGAGAGAACAACTTGACTGAGTTACGTGAAGGCCAACTAGCTGGTCTGTCACAGCTAACCTGGCTCTACCTGGACCATAACAGCATTGACATTGTAGAGGAGGGTGCCTTCGAAAGGCTGAGACGGGTCAAGGAGTTAGACCTGAGCAGCAACCGGATTGAGTTTTTGCCAAATGGGACATTCAGACCCCTCCCAAACCTGCGTATTCTGGATCTCTCATATAACAGGCTGCAGGCACTAGAGCCTGACCTGTTCCATGGCCTTAGGAAGCTCACCAATTTGCATTTGCGCTACAATGTTCTCAAATTTGTGCCAGTGCGTATTTTTCAAGACTGCAGGAGCATGCAGTTCCTGGACTTGGGATACAACCAACTGCAGAGCCTGGCACGTAATTCCTTCGCTGGCCTCTTCAAGCTGGCTGAACTGCATCTTGAGCACAATGAACTGGTCAAAGTCAACCTAGCCCACTTTCCTCGCCTCATCTCCTTACGTACCCTGTACATGCACAACAATCGTGCCACAATTGTTGTCAACACCCTGGAGTGGACCTGGCATTTTTTAGAGAAGATTGACTTGTCAGCCAATGTAATTGAGTACATCGAGCCACACGTGTTTGAGAGTGCTCCCAACTTGAAGGTACTGATGCTCGACTCCAATCGTTTGGCCTCTCTGGACCAACGCATCCTGGATTCATGGTCATCTCTGGACAGCATTACCCTGGCAGGAAATGATTGGGAGTGTAGTCGCAATGTTTGTGCCTTGGCCTCTTGGCTGAGTGCCTTCCGAGGCCAGCGTGATAGCTCCCTGCTGTGTTCGAGCCCTGACACCGCACAGGGCGAGGATGTGCTGGATGCTGTCTATGCTTTTCAACTGTGTGAGGATTCCCCATTAGAGGTGACCACAGCAGGCCTGTATGCCTCTACAAGAGATCTGGCCAAGGGTGGCTCTGTGTTTCTGGGCCCTTTCACTCCAAATCCTTATGAGGGTGAGGGTAGTGAGGTGGTCACAAGTTCTTTCACAGTCACAGTGGGCCATGATGATCTGGAGAGCACCATGCAAATTCACAAAGTAGTGACTGGCACCATGGCACTCATTTTCTCTTTTCTCATTGTAGTGCTTATGCTGTATGTGGCATGGAAGTGCTTTCCAGCTGGAATAAGGCAACTGAGACAGTGCTTCAGCAGTCAGCGCCGTAAGCAAAAGCAAAAGCAAAGCATGCAGCAGATGGCTGCTATTTCCACGCCGGAGTACTATGTTGACTATAAACCTAACCACATTGAAGGAGCTTTAGTAATCATCAATGAATATGGCTCGTGCACATGCCAACAGCAACCTTCTCGAGAATGTGAGGTGTGA